From Anaerococcus urinomassiliensis:
CCAATCTTTACTAAATAGTGTCGCATCCCATAATTTACGATATTCTACCGAAGATTCTAATAAATCTTTATGCTTTCCATTCGCAACTAAACGACCATGATCCATAACCAATATCTGATCTGCATCTACAATAGACGGCAACTTATGTGCAATAACAATTAAGGTTTTCCCTTTTACAAGTTCACGAATAGCCGCTTCCATTTTTTCTTCATTTTCCGGATCTGCGTAAGCTGTTGCCTCATCAAGCACAACAATCGGAGCATTCTTTAAAATAGCTCTTGCTAATGATATTCTTTGCCTTTCTCCACCTGAAAGCATCTTTCCTGCTTCTCCAGCTAAAGAATAAATACCATTCGGAAGTCTATTTAAGAACTCCATGCACTGGGCTTTTTTAGCTGCTTCTATAACCTCATCATCACTGGCATCTAAATTACCAATGCGAATATTTTCTAAAAGAGAGGTATTAAACAGATATTGGTCTTGTGCTACATAAGAAATTTGTTTGTTGAGTGATTCCAATCTTATGTCCTGTATGTCCTGTCCACCAATACTTATGCTTCCATCTAAAGCATCATAATAATGAATTAAAAGTTTAGCCAAAGTACTTTTTCCTGAACCGGATTCGCCAACAATCGCTGTCTTTTCGCCGGCTCTTGCCGTAAAACTAACATTATGAATAACATTCTTAATATAGGTTTCAGGCTGCCCATTTTCTCCCATCTTGCTTAACTGATAGCCAAAGGTAACATTGTCAAATAAAATAGTCTGTCCTGTTCCCTTAAAATCATTTTCTCCCTGTTTTAAAGGAGCCATATTTAAGGCTTGTTCTAAAGCAGAAATTTTATAATTTAACTGCGGCATAGTTGGTAAAAATCCGAGAGCTTTCAGTAGTGGTAAGCCTATACTTAAAGAAAGGCATAATATTAATATTAAGTTAGAAAGGCTTGCATAGCCCATATATACAAAGTAGCCACCAAGCGGCAATGTTAAAATAATTGTGCATGGGAGTAAGGCACTGTATAACGCCATCCATGGCCATGCCGTCTTATACCAAGCAAGTGCATAATCTCTGTAATTACTGATATCTTTAGAAAGGCGTTCATAAGACTCTGTTTGCTTATTAAATACTTTTACAACTTCCATACCGTTTACATACTCAATAATGGTATTATTCATTTTTCCACTTGCCATATAATATGGGCCCATTTGTTTCATGCCTACAGAGTACATAATCATCATTGCTAGAACGCTAATCGGAATAGAAGCTAATGACATTAAAGCTAATCTCCAGTCAATAAAAAACATTGAAACATAAACCATAATAGGTACAATTAAATTAGCTATTCCTTCAGGAAGCGAATGAGCTAAAAGCACTTCTAAACTACCAATATCATCCACGAACATTTTTTTGATTGTACCCGTCCCTTTTTCTTCAACAACACCCAATGGAAGGGCTTCCATTTTTTTCTGTAAAGATGTTCGAAGTCCAAGTAACGTGTTATATGCTGCTTTATGTGAGACATTAAGACCTACTCCACCTAAGACAGCTTGTAATACTAAACAAACTAAAATGCTTATCAACAAAAAAACAAGTCT
This genomic window contains:
- a CDS encoding ABC transporter ATP-binding protein, with translation MLNKVFEYAGTHKKSIHLASFIMLISVIMGVLPFLFVYQIINPLVLGKQVEFERLVFLLISILVCLVLQAVLGGVGLNVSHKAAYNTLLGLRTSLQKKMEALPLGVVEEKGTGTIKKMFVDDIGSLEVLLAHSLPEGIANLIVPIMVYVSMFFIDWRLALMSLASIPISVLAMMIMYSVGMKQMGPYYMASGKMNNTIIEYVNGMEVVKVFNKQTESYERLSKDISNYRDYALAWYKTAWPWMALYSALLPCTIILTLPLGGYFVYMGYASLSNLILILCLSLSIGLPLLKALGFLPTMPQLNYKISALEQALNMAPLKQGENDFKGTGQTILFDNVTFGYQLSKMGENGQPETYIKNVIHNVSFTARAGEKTAIVGESGSGKSTLAKLLIHYYDALDGSISIGGQDIQDIRLESLNKQISYVAQDQYLFNTSLLENIRIGNLDASDDEVIEAAKKAQCMEFLNRLPNGIYSLAGEAGKMLSGGERQRISLARAILKNAPIVVLDEATAYADPENEEKMEAAIRELVKGKTLIVIAHKLPSIVDADQILVMDHGRLVANGKHKDLLESSVEYRKLWDATLFSKDWKISRKKGEMNV